A window of the Armatimonadota bacterium genome harbors these coding sequences:
- the tatC gene encoding twin-arginine translocase subunit TatC, whose protein sequence is MEDRPMTIVEHLEELRLRLLISLAAFAAATGLSLLFVERILAILIRPVGRVVFLAPTEAFFVRLKVAALSGAFLSLPVVLYQLWRFVSVGLTPTERRYALGLLPPALGLFVAGAAFAFWVILPVGVRFLLSYQTESLVPMISVGAYTSFATAFVLAFGVLFELPVVILFLARLGVVTPAALAAGRRYALLAIVVASAALTPGGDVASQLLMALPTYLLYEVSIWVARVFAPRPAPRESLSPGR, encoded by the coding sequence GTGGAAGACCGCCCGATGACCATCGTCGAGCACCTGGAGGAGCTGCGCCTGCGGCTCCTCATTTCCCTGGCCGCGTTTGCCGCCGCCACGGGACTCAGCCTGTTGTTTGTCGAGCGCATCCTGGCCATTCTGATCCGGCCCGTCGGGCGCGTGGTGTTCCTGGCTCCCACCGAGGCGTTCTTCGTCCGCCTGAAAGTGGCCGCGCTGTCGGGGGCCTTCCTCAGCCTGCCGGTGGTGCTGTACCAGCTGTGGCGGTTTGTCTCGGTGGGGCTGACGCCCACCGAGCGGCGGTACGCCCTGGGGCTGCTGCCGCCGGCCCTGGGACTGTTTGTCGCCGGGGCGGCGTTCGCGTTCTGGGTGATCCTGCCGGTGGGCGTGCGGTTTCTGCTCAGCTACCAGACCGAGTCCCTGGTGCCGATGATCTCGGTGGGCGCCTACACCTCCTTTGCCACCGCCTTCGTCCTGGCGTTCGGCGTCCTGTTCGAGCTGCCGGTCGTCATCCTGTTCCTGGCCCGCCTGGGCGTGGTGACCCCCGCGGCGCTGGCGGCCGGCCGCCGCTACGCCCTGCTGGCCATCGTCGTGGCCTCGGCGGCGCTGACCCCCGGGGGGGATGTGGCCTCCCAGCTGCTGATGGCCCTGCCCACGTACCTGCTCTACGAGGTCAGCATATGGGTGGCCCGGGTGTTCGCCCCCCGCCCGGCGCCCCGGGAGTCGTTGAGTCCCGGGCGATAG
- a CDS encoding Rieske 2Fe-2S domain-containing protein yields MENPPTRMMERRRFLRLATTVPALAALAGLVSPLLRLLKPNVDKFRIYAPTAHDTPQGEAIVAATLSEVARPWDFKYFVFTQKYPQYTPQGFKAAVVPGVVVRLPRKIRLYDPATGRGPLAWARDIGKTPRVTDSDLVVFSRICPHLGCIFNYVPDYREITAGYGGYVPPPERRHALMGCPCHLSIYDPADPQVPGRVLSGPAPRPPRTFLFEVRGGDIVITDVEPGGIA; encoded by the coding sequence ATGGAGAACCCGCCGACGCGGATGATGGAGCGGCGCCGGTTCCTGCGCCTGGCGACCACCGTTCCGGCGCTGGCCGCCCTGGCCGGGCTGGTGTCGCCGCTGCTGCGGCTGCTCAAGCCCAACGTGGACAAGTTCCGCATCTACGCCCCCACGGCGCACGACACCCCCCAGGGCGAGGCCATCGTGGCGGCCACCCTGTCGGAGGTCGCCCGCCCCTGGGACTTCAAGTACTTCGTGTTCACCCAGAAGTATCCCCAGTACACGCCCCAGGGATTCAAAGCCGCCGTCGTGCCGGGGGTGGTGGTCCGCCTGCCGCGGAAGATCCGTCTGTACGATCCGGCCACCGGCCGCGGCCCTCTGGCGTGGGCCCGGGACATCGGCAAGACCCCCCGGGTCACCGACAGCGACCTGGTGGTGTTTTCCCGGATCTGCCCGCACCTGGGCTGCATCTTCAACTACGTCCCCGACTACCGGGAGATCACCGCCGGCTACGGCGGCTACGTGCCGCCCCCCGAGCGCCGGCACGCCCTGATGGGGTGTCCCTGCCACCTGAGCATCTACGACCCGGCCGACCCGCAGGTCCCGGGGAGGGTCCTCTCGGGTCCGGCGCCGCGCCCCCCGCGCACGTTTCTGTTTGAGGTGCGGGGCGGGGACATCGTCATCACCGACGTGGAGCCGGGGGGAATCGCCTGA
- a CDS encoding phage holin family protein, which yields MDREPERPEPLSTLLVRLLQQAGALLDARLRLTRAEARAWLRDLAAAAVLLAIALALLLLMVPVAVAVLILVLAEVLPPWLATAVVLAAMAVVIVVLAAVARGRLRRRRLTLLQDLREDWRAIRRTLERRP from the coding sequence GTGGACCGTGAGCCGGAGCGGCCGGAGCCGCTCAGTACCCTGCTGGTCCGCCTGCTGCAGCAGGCCGGAGCCCTGCTGGACGCCCGGCTGCGGCTGACCCGGGCCGAGGCCCGGGCGTGGCTGCGGGATCTCGCCGCCGCGGCGGTCTTGCTGGCCATCGCCCTGGCCCTGCTGCTGCTGATGGTGCCGGTGGCCGTCGCCGTCCTCATCCTGGTGCTGGCTGAGGTCCTTCCCCCGTGGCTGGCCACCGCCGTCGTCCTGGCGGCGATGGCGGTGGTGATCGTCGTCCTGGCGGCGGTGGCCCGGGGGCGCCTGCGACGGCGGCGGCTGACGCTGCTGCAGGACCTGCGCGAAGACTGGCGGGCGATCCGTCGGACGCTGGAGCGCCGCCCATGA
- a CDS encoding c-type cytochrome: MGGRIVAVAIVVAGALFLAGCQPAVDISRAGVEAARELPPAPPDRPLLPVDARGQPIRPSAEVGAQVFSRARCDVCHGPQGRGDGPAAAGLRAEQKTLLHDLARLVGIRLQPERLPSRPANFRNVVAMRLNSPFSMYETVTRGRPHTAMPAFGPRPAYGATSFGVRLTDAERWHVIFFEWAFATTPEEVARGRELYETRAIEVGGRALTCASCHGVRGDGRGPEGVRLSQRLWTWARGQGPGIFTDFNLMAQRKPSDLFQAVVDGRGEMPAYRGKLTEDEIWALVNYIYTFVYDYPGLRR; this comes from the coding sequence ATGGGGGGTCGGATCGTCGCCGTCGCCATCGTCGTGGCCGGCGCTCTTTTTTTGGCCGGCTGCCAGCCCGCGGTGGACATCTCCCGGGCGGGCGTGGAGGCGGCGCGGGAGCTGCCCCCGGCGCCGCCGGATCGACCCCTGCTGCCCGTGGACGCCCGGGGCCAGCCCATCCGTCCCTCGGCCGAGGTGGGCGCCCAGGTGTTCAGCCGGGCGCGGTGCGACGTCTGCCACGGCCCTCAGGGACGCGGCGACGGGCCCGCGGCGGCGGGTCTGCGGGCGGAGCAGAAGACGCTGCTGCACGACCTGGCCCGCCTGGTGGGGATCCGCCTGCAGCCCGAGCGGCTGCCCAGCCGCCCGGCCAACTTCCGCAACGTGGTGGCGATGCGCCTGAACAGCCCGTTCAGCATGTACGAGACCGTCACCCGGGGGCGCCCGCACACGGCGATGCCGGCGTTCGGCCCGCGCCCGGCCTACGGCGCCACGTCCTTCGGCGTCCGGCTGACCGACGCGGAGCGCTGGCACGTGATCTTCTTCGAGTGGGCGTTCGCCACCACGCCCGAGGAGGTGGCGCGGGGACGCGAGCTGTACGAGACGCGGGCCATCGAGGTGGGCGGGCGCGCCCTGACCTGCGCGTCCTGCCACGGGGTGCGGGGGGACGGCCGGGGGCCGGAGGGCGTGCGGCTGAGCCAGCGGCTGTGGACGTGGGCCCGGGGACAGGGCCCGGGGATCTTCACCGACTTCAACCTGATGGCCCAGCGCAAGCCCAGCGACCTGTTCCAGGCGGTCGTGGACGGACGGGGAGAGATGCCCGCCTACCGGGGGAAGCTCACCGAGGACGAGATCTGGGCCCTCGTGAACTACATCTATACGTTCGTCTACGACTATCCGGGGCTGCGCCGGTAG
- a CDS encoding hydrogenase iron-sulfur subunit, with protein sequence MSEPRIVGFVCDWSVDLRPLVDGGRLRDLPGVRIIRVPCSGFVRPAWLEEALVRGAAGAFVTGCPYGDCLNREGNFLMRDRIDQLQRRLQRRKIDPARVAMLAHGLHDGRAFLEAVRAFADRVAALPAPARPGRPAVAQPAGAPEGEGT encoded by the coding sequence ATGAGCGAGCCCCGGATCGTGGGGTTTGTGTGCGACTGGAGCGTGGACCTCCGGCCCCTGGTGGACGGCGGCCGGCTGCGGGATCTGCCCGGGGTGCGGATCATCCGCGTCCCCTGCTCGGGTTTCGTGCGCCCCGCGTGGCTGGAGGAGGCCCTCGTCCGGGGCGCCGCCGGCGCCTTCGTCACCGGGTGTCCGTACGGGGACTGCCTGAACCGCGAGGGCAACTTCCTGATGCGGGATCGGATCGACCAGCTGCAGCGCCGGCTGCAGCGCCGCAAGATCGACCCCGCCCGGGTGGCCATGCTGGCCCACGGGCTGCACGACGGGCGGGCGTTCCTGGAGGCGGTGCGCGCCTTCGCGGACCGGGTGGCCGCGCTGCCGGCTCCGGCCCGGCCGGGCCGCCCGGCGGTGGCGCAACCGGCCGGCGCGCCGGAGGGGGAGGGGACGTGA
- a CDS encoding cytochrome b N-terminal domain-containing protein, translating into MWETVRDWLRERREKLDLFDETLVARQGNPFYLLGPMLYYFWLITVVTGVVLMLWYEPTTTGAYSSIERIQNEIGRTGLTVFGRPVVLGGLIRGLHKYGADALITVIFLRLYRMYFLGEYKKPGELSWMLAFAGLILAMISGITGYLLIWNQRAFWAAKVVLTVPVYFDEIPVLGQLKFGSMIAYLFLGGPAIGQATITRFYAIHFGISLVLLVLVEVLFFRTRRKRINMSLTPLAVFLVMLVVISLLLPAESGRRADPTRTPLPILSDWYFLALYQYVKYTPPLWAGLGPGLLIGFGMLVPFLDRSRGRRPLERPFFFVVGVLALTYFLVFTALILFNIAVIERDPFIIMLVTLAVLSLGLAWEIRYRRRRAAAPAAPARAPARG; encoded by the coding sequence ATGTGGGAGACGGTGCGCGACTGGCTGCGAGAGCGCCGGGAGAAACTGGACCTGTTCGACGAGACCCTGGTGGCCCGGCAGGGCAATCCCTTCTACCTCCTGGGGCCCATGCTGTACTACTTCTGGCTCATCACCGTCGTCACCGGGGTCGTCCTGATGCTGTGGTACGAGCCCACCACCACGGGCGCCTACAGCTCCATTGAGCGCATTCAGAACGAGATCGGCCGCACCGGCCTGACCGTGTTCGGGCGCCCGGTGGTCCTGGGCGGGCTGATCCGCGGCCTGCACAAGTACGGCGCCGACGCCCTCATCACCGTCATCTTCCTGCGCCTGTACCGCATGTACTTCCTGGGAGAGTACAAGAAGCCGGGCGAGCTGTCGTGGATGCTGGCCTTTGCCGGATTGATCCTGGCCATGATCTCCGGGATCACCGGCTACCTGCTCATCTGGAACCAGCGGGCCTTCTGGGCCGCCAAGGTAGTCCTGACGGTCCCGGTGTACTTCGACGAGATCCCGGTCCTGGGCCAGTTGAAGTTCGGCTCGATGATCGCCTACCTGTTCCTGGGCGGGCCGGCCATCGGCCAGGCCACCATCACCCGGTTTTACGCCATCCACTTCGGCATCTCCCTGGTCCTGCTGGTCCTGGTGGAGGTGCTGTTCTTCCGCACCCGCCGCAAGCGCATCAACATGTCGCTGACGCCCCTGGCGGTGTTCCTGGTCATGCTGGTGGTCATCTCCCTCCTCCTGCCAGCCGAAAGCGGCCGGCGGGCCGATCCCACGCGGACGCCCCTGCCCATCCTGTCGGACTGGTACTTCCTGGCCCTGTACCAGTACGTGAAGTATACGCCGCCGTTGTGGGCGGGGCTGGGCCCCGGGCTGCTCATCGGCTTCGGCATGCTGGTGCCCTTTCTGGACCGCAGCCGGGGCCGCCGGCCCCTGGAGCGGCCGTTCTTCTTCGTGGTGGGCGTGCTGGCGCTCACCTACTTCCTGGTGTTCACGGCGCTGATCCTGTTCAACATCGCGGTGATCGAGCGGGATCCGTTCATCATCATGCTGGTGACGCTGGCGGTTCTGAGCCTGGGCCTGGCGTGGGAGATCCGGTACCGCCGCCGCCGGGCGGCGGCCCCCGCTGCGCCAGCCCGGGCGCCCGCCCGCGGGTAG
- a CDS encoding polyprenyl synthetase family protein yields MDLSAIYAPVRDDLDSLQRLLEQELQADDPFIGDLVRHVLSTRGKMIRPALVCLSAQASGGAGEARLWLAAAVELIHIASLIHDDVIDDAAVRRGVATVNVQWGNQIAVLLGDYLFSKAFHLLSRIRHPDVAPTLAVATVRMSQAEILQVKYGHEPHDDEGVYFQIIAGKTAHLFAAACRAGGLLAGNRPAAERLGMFGLHWGMAFQITDDTLDLTGREAALGKPVYSDIQTGKVTLPLIRTLRQATPQDRDHLLRLLHGPLGDGAREDVRRLLQRYGGIEYALDVAGRYSRQAAQALAPLPPGPAKESLLALTEFVVVRSH; encoded by the coding sequence ATGGATCTGTCGGCCATCTACGCCCCGGTCCGGGACGACCTGGACAGCCTGCAGCGGTTGCTGGAACAGGAGCTGCAGGCCGACGATCCCTTCATCGGGGACCTGGTGCGCCACGTGCTGAGCACCCGGGGCAAGATGATCCGCCCCGCCCTGGTCTGTCTGTCCGCCCAGGCCAGCGGCGGAGCCGGAGAGGCGCGCCTGTGGCTGGCGGCGGCGGTGGAGCTCATCCACATCGCCTCGTTGATCCACGACGATGTCATCGACGACGCCGCCGTGCGCCGGGGGGTGGCGACCGTCAACGTGCAGTGGGGCAACCAGATCGCCGTGCTGCTGGGGGATTACCTGTTCAGCAAGGCCTTCCACCTGCTCAGCCGCATCCGCCATCCCGACGTGGCCCCCACGCTGGCCGTGGCTACGGTGCGCATGAGCCAGGCGGAGATCCTGCAGGTCAAGTACGGCCACGAGCCCCACGACGACGAAGGCGTGTACTTCCAGATCATCGCCGGCAAGACGGCACACCTGTTCGCGGCGGCCTGCCGGGCGGGAGGGTTGCTGGCCGGCAACCGTCCCGCCGCGGAGCGGCTGGGCATGTTCGGCCTGCACTGGGGCATGGCCTTCCAGATTACCGACGACACCCTGGATCTCACCGGGCGGGAGGCGGCCCTGGGCAAACCGGTCTACAGCGACATCCAGACCGGGAAGGTGACCCTCCCCCTCATCCGCACCCTCCGGCAGGCCACCCCCCAGGACCGGGATCACCTGCTGCGCCTGCTGCACGGTCCCCTGGGAGACGGGGCCCGGGAGGACGTCCGGCGGCTGTTGCAGCGCTACGGCGGCATCGAGTACGCCCTGGACGTGGCCGGCCGGTACTCCCGCCAGGCGGCTCAGGCCCTGGCCCCGCTGCCTCCCGGTCCGGCCAAAGAGAGCCTGCTGGCCCTCACCGAGTTCGTCGTGGTGAGGTCGCACTGA
- a CDS encoding cytochrome b N-terminal domain-containing protein has protein sequence MSVADVRPSRYGRVMTALLRATLRVDTWIHRIVPTDYNPLYYTGGLANLFLLVLVLSGIFLFFYYEASLEGAFASVRYLTQAVPYGGLLRGVHRYAADAFVVAILLHLFRNWFTDRYLFSRDNPWISGMILLLFGGFIGVTGYQLVWDERAQVLTALFARLLRSIPGVGGALAELFLGGRGVSDATLVRMLFLHIGPASALYLLLWWHYLRLRHPKIWPPAMWVLFCVGLVFLLAGLIPVGAEAIPPAAPAARPTRFALDVFFLWPFWLLNWLPPRGVVALGVVLFTAGLAIPYLSRREHPAAMGVRHAGVAQVIDGNCTGCELCYYDCPYNAIVMVPSPAPGLTKAAANRTLLAVVVESRCVECGICIGACPFEALELPRLLERDVLAQVAEAVSA, from the coding sequence GTGAGCGTCGCGGACGTGCGGCCCAGCCGCTACGGGCGGGTGATGACCGCGCTGTTGCGGGCCACCCTGCGGGTGGACACGTGGATCCACCGGATCGTGCCCACCGACTACAACCCGCTGTACTACACCGGCGGCCTGGCCAACCTCTTCCTGCTGGTCCTGGTCCTCTCGGGTATCTTCCTGTTCTTCTACTACGAGGCCAGCCTGGAGGGCGCGTTCGCCTCGGTGCGCTACCTGACCCAGGCGGTCCCCTACGGGGGGCTGCTGCGGGGGGTGCACCGCTACGCCGCCGACGCCTTCGTGGTGGCCATCCTGCTGCACCTGTTCCGCAACTGGTTCACCGACCGCTACCTGTTCTCCCGGGATAACCCGTGGATCTCGGGGATGATCCTGCTGCTGTTCGGGGGCTTCATCGGGGTCACCGGCTACCAGCTGGTGTGGGATGAGCGGGCCCAGGTCCTGACCGCGCTGTTCGCGCGCCTGCTGCGCAGCATCCCCGGGGTGGGCGGCGCGCTGGCCGAGCTGTTCTTGGGGGGGCGCGGGGTCAGCGATGCCACCCTGGTGCGGATGCTGTTCCTGCACATCGGGCCCGCCTCGGCCCTGTACCTGCTGCTGTGGTGGCACTACCTGCGGCTGCGCCACCCCAAGATCTGGCCGCCGGCGATGTGGGTGCTGTTCTGCGTGGGGCTGGTCTTCCTGCTGGCGGGCCTGATTCCCGTGGGCGCCGAGGCCATCCCGCCGGCGGCGCCGGCCGCGCGGCCCACCCGGTTCGCCCTGGATGTCTTCTTCCTGTGGCCGTTCTGGCTGCTGAACTGGCTGCCGCCCCGCGGGGTCGTGGCCCTGGGGGTGGTCCTGTTCACCGCCGGCCTGGCCATCCCGTACCTCAGCCGGCGAGAGCACCCCGCGGCCATGGGGGTGCGCCACGCCGGCGTGGCCCAGGTGATCGACGGCAACTGCACCGGATGCGAGCTGTGCTACTACGACTGTCCCTACAACGCCATCGTCATGGTGCCGTCTCCCGCCCCGGGGCTGACCAAGGCGGCGGCGAACCGCACCCTGCTGGCGGTGGTGGTGGAGTCCCGGTGCGTGGAATGCGGGATCTGCATCGGCGCGTGCCCCTTTGAGGCGCTGGAGCTGCCCCGGCTCCTGGAGCGGGACGTGCTGGCGCAGGTGGCGGAGGCGGTGTCGGCATGA
- a CDS encoding cupredoxin domain-containing protein, translated as MGRRMGRWAVLAGVAVIVAGCGGGGPRGGQPAAPAEGAITVTETEWAIRFPGTPLKAGKATLVIRNEGTIEHNFVIQGLGVEVDAIPPGGSRQVTVDLRPGTYEVVCNLPGHLEAGMKTTITVAP; from the coding sequence ATGGGCAGGAGGATGGGGCGGTGGGCGGTGCTGGCCGGCGTGGCGGTGATCGTCGCGGGCTGCGGGGGCGGTGGTCCCCGGGGCGGGCAGCCGGCGGCGCCGGCGGAGGGAGCCATCACCGTCACCGAGACCGAGTGGGCCATCCGGTTTCCCGGCACCCCCCTCAAGGCCGGGAAGGCCACCCTGGTCATCAGGAACGAGGGCACCATCGAGCACAACTTCGTCATCCAGGGGCTGGGCGTGGAAGTGGACGCCATCCCCCCCGGCGGGTCCCGGCAGGTGACCGTGGACCTGCGGCCGGGGACGTATGAGGTGGTCTGCAACCTCCCCGGCCACCTGGAGGCCGGCATGAAGACGACCATCACCGTCGCTCCCTGA
- a CDS encoding twin-arginine translocase TatA/TatE family subunit, with protein MPNIGWTELIVILVIALLVFGPSRLAGIGGALGKAIREFRSAVRDAENEIDRATASDKKNT; from the coding sequence ATGCCCAACATCGGGTGGACGGAGCTGATCGTCATCCTGGTGATCGCGCTGCTCGTGTTCGGTCCCTCCCGGCTGGCCGGCATCGGCGGCGCGCTGGGGAAGGCGATCCGCGAGTTCCGCAGCGCGGTCCGGGACGCCGAGAACGAGATCGACCGGGCGACGGCATCCGACAAGAAGAACACCTGA
- the ccmA gene encoding heme ABC exporter ATP-binding protein CcmA, with protein MDVPAVRAVNLGRRFGPVWAVRRITLTVPAGRVLLVSGPNGSGKTTLLRLLATALRPTAGGGTVFGCDLVRQADRVRPMVGLVGAAFGGYELLTARENLEFAAALWGRPQTDVDAWLRRVGLGAAADRLVRTFSQGMKRRLALARVWLGQPRLLLLDEPYAGLDPEGAALVAAMVAEVVARGGSAVIATHDRDRARALADAELVLQAGEPAALRSLAPGAPAFAAQGGRP; from the coding sequence GTGGACGTCCCGGCCGTGCGCGCGGTGAACCTGGGACGGCGGTTCGGCCCGGTCTGGGCCGTGCGCCGCATCACCCTGACCGTGCCTGCCGGCCGGGTGCTGCTGGTCTCCGGTCCCAACGGGTCGGGCAAGACGACGCTGCTGCGCCTGCTGGCCACCGCCCTGCGACCCACGGCGGGCGGGGGCACCGTCTTCGGATGCGACCTGGTCAGGCAGGCGGACCGGGTGCGCCCGATGGTGGGGCTGGTGGGCGCCGCCTTCGGCGGTTACGAGCTGCTCACGGCCCGCGAGAATCTGGAGTTCGCAGCCGCCCTGTGGGGGCGCCCGCAGACGGACGTGGACGCCTGGCTGCGCCGGGTGGGTCTGGGTGCCGCCGCCGACCGGCTCGTCCGGACCTTCAGCCAGGGCATGAAGCGCCGGCTGGCGCTGGCGCGGGTCTGGTTGGGCCAGCCGCGGCTGCTGCTGCTGGACGAGCCCTACGCCGGGCTGGATCCCGAGGGGGCCGCGCTGGTCGCCGCCATGGTGGCGGAGGTCGTCGCCCGGGGAGGCAGTGCCGTGATCGCCACCCACGACCGCGACCGCGCCCGGGCGCTGGCGGATGCGGAACTGGTGCTGCAGGCCGGGGAGCCCGCCGCGCTCCGATCCCTGGCCCCCGGTGCGCCGGCGTTCGCCGCGCAGGGAGGCCGCCCGTGA
- a CDS encoding NAD(P)H-binding protein, producing the protein MSAQPHAAGPVAVTGATGFVGMHVVRGLHDAGVPVRAVVRPGTRRVERVATLRRWGCEVAEADVGDLAALERALAGCRAVVHLVAIIRERVGATFDLINRRGVREVAAAARAGGVGRVVHLSALGAGPRAPRYLQSKWAGEEELRRSGIPWVIFRPSFIIGPGGGAARQFAAVVRLGAWYPLWLLGVPFRPLAALASVTPAVPVLGSGQYRSMPVDVRDVVDLVGRALDHPAAVGQTFDVVGPDTLTYDAILDEVMSALGVRRWKVHIPLRAARALVREMARLPSPPITPDEFEALILDNVGDPGPVQRVFGLTPRPFREAIRFALAGDAEHPPDGGTGGSRGP; encoded by the coding sequence ATGTCCGCTCAGCCCCACGCCGCGGGTCCGGTGGCGGTCACCGGCGCCACGGGATTCGTGGGCATGCACGTGGTCCGGGGCCTGCATGACGCGGGGGTACCGGTGCGGGCGGTGGTGCGGCCCGGCACCCGCCGGGTGGAGCGGGTGGCGACCCTGCGCCGGTGGGGATGCGAGGTGGCGGAGGCCGACGTGGGCGACCTGGCGGCGCTGGAGCGGGCCCTGGCCGGTTGCCGCGCCGTCGTGCACCTGGTGGCCATCATCCGGGAGCGGGTAGGCGCCACCTTCGACCTGATCAACCGGCGCGGCGTGCGGGAGGTGGCGGCGGCGGCGCGGGCGGGAGGCGTGGGGCGGGTGGTGCACCTGAGCGCGCTGGGCGCCGGCCCCCGGGCCCCGCGCTACCTGCAGTCCAAGTGGGCGGGGGAGGAGGAGCTGCGCCGCAGCGGCATCCCGTGGGTCATCTTCCGCCCGTCGTTCATCATCGGTCCCGGGGGAGGGGCTGCCCGCCAGTTCGCGGCGGTCGTCCGCCTGGGCGCCTGGTATCCTTTGTGGCTGCTGGGGGTGCCATTCCGGCCGCTGGCGGCGCTGGCATCGGTCACCCCGGCGGTGCCGGTCCTGGGATCGGGCCAGTACCGGTCGATGCCCGTGGACGTGCGGGATGTGGTGGACCTGGTGGGGCGGGCGCTGGACCACCCCGCGGCGGTCGGGCAGACCTTCGACGTGGTGGGGCCGGACACACTGACCTACGATGCGATCCTGGACGAGGTGATGAGCGCGCTGGGGGTGCGGCGGTGGAAGGTCCACATCCCCCTGCGGGCTGCCCGGGCCCTGGTGCGGGAGATGGCCCGCCTCCCCTCTCCGCCCATCACGCCGGACGAATTCGAGGCGCTGATCCTCGACAACGTCGGCGATCCGGGTCCGGTGCAGCGCGTGTTCGGCCTCACCCCGCGTCCGTTCCGCGAGGCCATCCGGTTCGCGCTTGCGGGCGATGCGGAACACCCGCCTGACGGCGGGACAGGAGGCTCCCGTGGACCGTGA